CTGGATGAGGGACAGATCCAGCAGGCCTGTCTTGGATCCCGCCTGAAGTGCCGCAAGGTATTCCTTCGCTTCCGGCCAGAGTTTCTGATAGCCCGGGTTGGTGAAATGCGAATTGCGGAAGGGATCGCGCAGGGCGTAGGGCAGTTGCACGCGCTGATTGGAGATCTCCTCGCTGTTCAGCCACTGGATGAACAGGTAGGCGGCTTCCTTCTGCTTGCTGGAAGAGGCCACGGAAAGAGCGAAGCCTGCCGCGAGTTCCGGATGTCCGCCAGGCGGCATCGCGTAACCCACCTTGCCCGCCACCTGCGACTTCGGCACCCAGTCGAGCGCCTTCTCGTTCGCAAGATAGCCAGCCGCGAAGCGTCCGTAGGGCGGCCAGGAGATGGTCATCGCGCTCTCGCCTTTCACGAACGTGGCGAGGTTGTCGACGAAACCGAACTTCTCGACCCCGGGCGGCATCCACTTGTTCTCGGCGACCCAGTCGGTGAACACCTTCACGCCCGCGGGCGAATTGATGGTGGCCTTCATGGTGTTGCCGTCGAAGAACTTGCCGCCCTCGTTGCGGAAGCGCTCCTGGAACAGGAAATTGCCATAGCCGGCTTCGCGGAACATCGCGGCGCCGTAGGTGCCCTTCGACTTCAGCTTCTCGGTAAGGAACGAGCCGATCTCGCCGAACTGCTTCCAGGTCTTGGGCGGGGCGAGGTCGTACTTGTATTGCGCCTTGAAGTCCTTCTTGAGAGCGGGATCGGCGAAGATATCCTTGCGGTAGTACATGACGAACACGTCGCCGTCGTCCGGGAAGCCGTAGATCTTCCCGTTCACGGTCATCTGGTTGTCGCGGTAGGTCGGCGCGATGTTCTTGAGTTCTTCGCGGTAGCCGTACTTGTCCACGAACGCATCGAGGGGCTCCAGCGCGCCGGCCTGCACGAGGTCGGGCATCCACGCGGGAATCACGTTGAGGGCGTCGTAGGCGCCCGTCCCCGCGCGGTACTCCTGCATGATCTTGGTGAACATCTCGGCTGTCGGCACCTCGACGACCTTGACCTTGCACCCGGTGGCCTTCTCCCACATCGGGCCGGAGAAGTTGAGAGGATCCAGCGACTGCAGGCCCGCCTCCCAGACGATGGTGATGGTCTTGCCGCCTTGACACAGCGGCTTGGCGGCATCGACCGCCCGCTGGGCGGCGCTCGCTGCGGCAGCGGCGGAGCCGGAACTCAGGAACAGGGCCGTGGCCGCAACCGGCAGCACGGTTTTCGCGATCGCGGTTGCGATGCGGTGGGGCTTCAGTCCAGCGCTCATCGAGAAAAACTCCTCCAGTGATTTGTTGGCTGGCTCTCGGCCGGGGCCGGAGCGTTTGTTGGTTTGAAGCAGCAGCACGATCTGCCGTGGCGGCAATGCGGATCGGGCACACACGCAGGCGGCATTATGGGAAGGCGTACACGTTCGGGCAAGGACGATGGCATCGGCGCGAGTCGTCGACGCCGGGGTGCGCCGCTCGGCGGTGGTTGTGCAATGCGGGAGGAAGCCGCGATGCCGCATTGCGTCAGAGCGTTCTGTGCTCTTTCGTTTCCCCGCGCGCGACATGCCGAGGCGGGCCGCCGTGGAGTAGCATTCCGCCTCGCCGCAGGAAGGCGGCGATGGAGAGGGAAAGCAGGAATGAGAGACAACCCGGTCAAGCGAAAGCTCGGGCGCGGCGAGCCGGTGTTCGGGACCATGGCATGGGAGTTCTTCACGCCTGGTCTTCCGCAGATCTGCGCGGCGGCGGGCGCGGAGTTCGTGCTGCTCGACATGGAACACAGCGGCGTCAGTCTCGAGACCATCAAGGTCCAGACCGCGCTCTGCCGCGGGCTTCCCATCGCACCGTTCGTGCGCGTGCCGACTGCGTCGTATCAGTACGTGTCGCGCGTGCTCGACGCGGGCGCCATGGGTGTGATGGTTCCCATGGTGGAAACGCCGGACCAGGCGCGCAGCATCGTGAGCTGGAGCACCTATCCGCCCGCGGGAAGACGTGGTGCGGCTTTCGGTTCGGCGCACGACGACTACGTGGCCGGACCGGTGATCGAGAAGATGGCGAAGGCGCACGAGCGGACGTTTCTCATGTGCCAGATCGAAACGGAGGTCGGACTCGCGAACGTCGACAGGATCGCGGCGGTGAAAGGGGTCGACTGCGTCTGGATCGGCCAGTTCGACCTGTCGAATTTCCTGGGCATTCCGGCGGACTTCGCGCATCCGAAATTCCAGAAGGCAGTGGACCGGGTCCTCGCTGCGGCGCGAAAACACGGCAAGGTGGCCGGCTTCATGGTCACCGACGTGGCTGGCGCGAGGCAGTATTTCACGAGGGGATTCAATCTGATCGCCTATGGTCTGGATACTGCGCTGCTTCAGGCGGGCATCCGCGAGGGCATCGAGGCGTTGCATGGCTGCGCCGCGCCGGTCCCGGGCCCTGTCTCGCGGAAGAAGAAGGGAGGCCGATCATGAACGGGTCCGGCACGCTCGATTCCCGCCTGCAGTCTGCGGCCGGCAAGCTCGCGCAATGCCGATTGCAGCGCGAGCCCCTGGATGCATTGCCAGAGGATCTTCGCCCGGTGGACGAGGCCGAGGCCTATGCGATGCAAGAGGTTCTGCACGCCCGGCTGGCCGCTGCACTCGGTCCGGTGACGGGTCACAAGATCGGCTGCACGACGGCGGTCATGCAGACGTTCCTCAGGATCCCGAACCCGTGCGCGGGCGGCGTCTTCGAACGCACGGTCCACCGTTCTCCCGCGCGGCTGAGGCACGGCGATTTCGTGCGGGTGGGGGTCGAGTGCGAGATCGTCGCCAGGCTCAAGGCGGATCTGGTCCCCGCAGCTCGCCGTACGGTTTCGACGATGTGGCGCAGGCGGTGGGCGCCGTGATGGCAGGAATGGAAATCGTGGATGCGCGCTATGTCGACTACACCCGGCTCGACACGCCCACGTTGATTGCCGACGATTTCTTCGATGCCGGAGTGGTTCTGGGAGAGGAGCACGAGGACTGGCAGGGCATCGACCTTCCAACGGTGGGAGGCGTGACGCGCATCAACGGCGAGGAAGCAGGGCGGGGAACAGGCCGTGACGTGATGGGCCACCCTTTCAACGCCCTGGCGTGGCTTGCCAATCAGCGCTCGAGGCGGGGTCTGTCCCTGGCCGCGGGGGAATTCGTGTTTCTGGGAAGCGTCGTGGAAACCAAGTGGGTCACCCGGGGGGACCACGTGGTCATGGATCTGGACCGGCTGGGCCGGGTGGAGGCGCGTTTCGACTGACGGGGCGGGTTCTCCCGCCTGTTCGGCTACTTACTTGCTCAGGGAATTCACCGCGTCCCGGAGGTGGCGGATCGGCTCCCAGGACATGATCTCGATCTTTACCTTGGCCATCCCGGCTTTCACGAACCCGAGTTGCTGCGCGAGGGCATAGCTCACGTCGACGATCCGTCCCCGGACGTAGGGGCCGCGGTCGTTGATGGTGGCCGTGACGGTCCTGCCGTTCTCCAGATTGGTGATGCGCACCGAGGTGCCGAGCGGGAGGGTCTTGTGGGCGGCGGTCATGCCCAGGGGGTCGAACCGGACCCCGCTCGCCGTACGGCGGCCCTTGAATTCGTGGCTGTAGAAGCTGGCAAGGCCCACCTCGCCTTTCTGCCGCATCTCCGCGCCGGACGACGGCACTGCGTCCAGGGTGTTCTCGGGACCGGGAGCGATAGGTTCCAGCCCTTGCAAATCAGTGAGATCGGCGTTCTCTGCATCAGCCCGCGGGAGCTCCACTTCCATGGCTTGCGCCAGCCCCGCCAATGCCAGCAGGACGCCGATGATGGCGATCCGTAACATGGTCTCCATTCCTTCCGTGGTCGTTCCGGCGGTGCGATTGATCGGCTTGTGGGTCTGCGATCCGCGGGAATGCCCAGGGATCGCGTGTGCCGGAACAGCCCGAAGGATACCAAAGTTCCGGAAGGGCCCCGGACAGGGGCCCCGGAGACCGGCCCGGGTCAGGTCCGGGCCGGCGTGCTGGACGGTCAGGTCAGCGTGCCGCCACGGGTTTCGACGTACACGGCATACAGGGATGTGCTGCCGGTCATGAACAGCCGGTTCCGCTTGGAGCCGCCGAAGCACACGTTCGAGATGATTTCCGGCATGCGGATCATGCCGATGCGGGTACCGTCGGGCGCGAAGACGTGGACGCCGTCGTAGCCGTCGCCCACCCAGCCCATGCCCGCCCACACGTTGCCGTCCTCGTCGCAGCGGATGCCGTCGGCGAAACCGATCTTGCCGTTCATCTCCATGCTGGCGAACACCCGGCCGTTGCGCAGCCGCTTGCCATCCACGTCGTAGACCCAGATGACACTCTTCGCCTCCGAGTAGTGCGACAGACCTGTGTCAGCCACGTACACCTTCTTGAAGTCAGGGGAGAAGCACAGGCCATTCGGCTTGAAGGGTTCGTCCGCGACCTTCTGCACCTTGCCGGGACCGTCGCAGCGGTAGATGGCTTCCTTCTGGATCGGCTGCGGGCTGCCCGTGTTCAGGCGAACGCCCTCGTAGTGCATCAGGCCACCGTAACCGGGATCGGTGAAGAACAGCCAGCCGTCCGGGTGCGCCATGCCGTCATTGGGAGCGTTGAACTCCTTCCCGTTGTCCGCCTTGTCGGCAAGGATCGTGTAGGAACCATCCAGTTCGTAGCGGCCCACCCGCCGGGTGCCGTGCTCGAACGCGATCTGCCGGCCCTGGTAGTCGAACGTGTTGCCGTTCGAGTTGTGTGCGGGATAGCGGAACTGCCGGGAGACGTGGCCGTCCTCCTCGATCCAGCGGAGCTGTTCGTTGTTCGGGATGTCGCTCCAGATGAGGTACCGGCCCACGCCGTTCCAGGCCGGGCCTTCGGCCCACATGGTGCCGCGGTAGAGGCGCACGATCGGCGTGTTGCCGAGCTTGTACTTGAACCGCTTGTCCAGAACGATCACGTCCGGGTTCGGATACCGGGCGAGGGGACCGTCGGGATCGTACTGGTCGATGAAGTTGCGGGCGAAAGCCTCGGGCGCCATCGCCGTCAGCGCCGCGAGACCTGTCACTTTGGACAGGAATCCGCGCCGGCTGGCGGCGTCGGGTTGGGATTTGCCTTCGACGGGTTTGGAGAGATCGACGAACTCGTGCTCTTGGATGCGTTCCATTGCTGTTCTACTCCTCCAGTGGTTGTGGGCACATATGCAACATCGTTGCCGGAAGGATATTAACCCGTCCGGGCCTCTCTCAGGGATCGGGAGAGGGGACAACTCCCCGGCAGTCGAGCATGCCGAAGGGTCCCGCCGATTCTACGACGTAGGATGACGGTGGCAATCACTCCTCGGCGCATGCCGCAGCGGAGCCCCCAGGCGGGGGTGGCTCCGTTACCATTGGGCCGATGCAGACACCGGCGACGCCCTCCCCAGCGCTTCCCCCGAACCGGGCCCGAGGCGTCCATCCGCGCGCTGTCGTCATGGTGCTGGCCATGGCGTTGTGCTTCACGGTGCTCGAGACGACCGCCAAGTGGCTGAGCCGCAGCTATCCCGTGCCCATGGTGGTGTGGGCCCGTTACGCGGGACACGTAGGCCTCATGCTGATCTTCTTCGCGCCTGCGATGGGGCTCAAGCTGGTGAGAACGACACAGCCGACGAGCCAGCTCTCCCGGGCGACGCTCATGCTGGGCTCGACCCTGTGCAACTTCGGCGCGATCAGCTTCCTGCCACTGGCCGAGGTGAAGGCCGTGAGCTTCGTCTCTCCCCTGCTGGTGACCGTGTTCGCGGTCTGGCTGCTGAAGGAGCACGTCACACCGGGCCGATGGGTGGCAATTCTCATCGGGTTCGGCGGCACGCTGTTCATCGTCCGGCCCGGCTCGGCCATGCTCAACCCCGCCGTATTCCTCGCGCTGGGCTCGGCGTTCTGCTACAGCCTGTACCAGATCCTGACGCGGAGGCTGGGCGGGGACGACCCGCAGCTCACGTCGCTCTTCTACACGGCTTTCGTCGGATTCGTCTTCATGAGCTTCATGCTTCCGCACGTGTGGAAGCCGCCCGAACTCGTCCATCTCCCGGCGTTCCTCCTGCTGGGTGCGGCCGGGATGACCGGACACTATCTCCTCATCAAGGCGCTCGAGATCGAACGGGCCTCCGCCCTTTCGCCCTTCGGCTACACCCAGCTCCTCTGGATCAGCCTGTCGGGGTACCTGGTGTTCCACGATGTGCCGGACATGCACTCGATCATCGGCATGGTCGTCATCGTGGCCAGCGGCCTCTACGTCGCCTGGGGGCACCGCTACGTGAAGGACGAGGAGCCCGAAAGCGCGATGGAGTGAATGCGGTCCACCGGCGGAATGCCCGAGGCGGCTGCCGGCCGGATCGCCGGGTCGCGTTGCCCGACCGGGCGGTTGTACTCGAGGCAGCACGCGACGGCAGCCTCGTTGCCCCGTCGCGGACGCATGAATCTCTCAGCCCTTGCGGTACTTCTTCACGTAGGCAGGCAGAGGAACTTCCGCGGGCAGGCGTTCGTCGGGAATGGGTTTGCCAGCCACGAGCGACAGCGGCAGAACACCTGCCCAGACCGGCAGCGCGTAGTCGTCCTCGTCGTCGACGGGCGGGCCCGTGCGGATCTTGGCGGACGCCTCGTCGATGGGCATTTTCAGCACGGCGGTCCCATTCAATTCCTTGCGCGATGGCCCCCGGATCTCTTCCCAACGGCCTCGCATGATCTGATCGGAGATCACGGCCAGCGCG
This region of Betaproteobacteria bacterium genomic DNA includes:
- a CDS encoding extracellular solute-binding protein is translated as MSAGLKPHRIATAIAKTVLPVAATALFLSSGSAAAAASAAQRAVDAAKPLCQGGKTITIVWEAGLQSLDPLNFSGPMWEKATGCKVKVVEVPTAEMFTKIMQEYRAGTGAYDALNVIPAWMPDLVQAGALEPLDAFVDKYGYREELKNIAPTYRDNQMTVNGKIYGFPDDGDVFVMYYRKDIFADPALKKDFKAQYKYDLAPPKTWKQFGEIGSFLTEKLKSKGTYGAAMFREAGYGNFLFQERFRNEGGKFFDGNTMKATINSPAGVKVFTDWVAENKWMPPGVEKFGFVDNLATFVKGESAMTISWPPYGRFAAGYLANEKALDWVPKSQVAGKVGYAMPPGGHPELAAGFALSVASSSKQKEAAYLFIQWLNSEEISNQRVQLPYALRDPFRNSHFTNPGYQKLWPEAKEYLAALQAGSKTGLLDLSLIQTDKYEEALRQGISRLWAGEDAKKILDDIAKEWDAITQKVGVDKQKAVYNAWAAKGGAYPK
- a CDS encoding septal ring lytic transglycosylase RlpA family protein — protein: MEVELPRADAENADLTDLQGLEPIAPGPENTLDAVPSSGAEMRQKGEVGLASFYSHEFKGRRTASGVRFDPLGMTAAHKTLPLGTSVRITNLENGRTVTATINDRGPYVRGRIVDVSYALAQQLGFVKAGMAKVKIEIMSWEPIRHLRDAVNSLSK
- a CDS encoding aldolase encodes the protein MRDNPVKRKLGRGEPVFGTMAWEFFTPGLPQICAAAGAEFVLLDMEHSGVSLETIKVQTALCRGLPIAPFVRVPTASYQYVSRVLDAGAMGVMVPMVETPDQARSIVSWSTYPPAGRRGAAFGSAHDDYVAGPVIEKMAKAHERTFLMCQIETEVGLANVDRIAAVKGVDCVWIGQFDLSNFLGIPADFAHPKFQKAVDRVLAAARKHGKVAGFMVTDVAGARQYFTRGFNLIAYGLDTALLQAGIREGIEALHGCAAPVPGPVSRKKKGGRS
- a CDS encoding DMT family transporter, with product MVLAMALCFTVLETTAKWLSRSYPVPMVVWARYAGHVGLMLIFFAPAMGLKLVRTTQPTSQLSRATLMLGSTLCNFGAISFLPLAEVKAVSFVSPLLVTVFAVWLLKEHVTPGRWVAILIGFGGTLFIVRPGSAMLNPAVFLALGSAFCYSLYQILTRRLGGDDPQLTSLFYTAFVGFVFMSFMLPHVWKPPELVHLPAFLLLGAAGMTGHYLLIKALEIERASALSPFGYTQLLWISLSGYLVFHDVPDMHSIIGMVVIVASGLYVAWGHRYVKDEEPESAME
- a CDS encoding SMP-30/gluconolactonase/LRE family protein, translating into MAPEAFARNFIDQYDPDGPLARYPNPDVIVLDKRFKYKLGNTPIVRLYRGTMWAEGPAWNGVGRYLIWSDIPNNEQLRWIEEDGHVSRQFRYPAHNSNGNTFDYQGRQIAFEHGTRRVGRYELDGSYTILADKADNGKEFNAPNDGMAHPDGWLFFTDPGYGGLMHYEGVRLNTGSPQPIQKEAIYRCDGPGKVQKVADEPFKPNGLCFSPDFKKVYVADTGLSHYSEAKSVIWVYDVDGKRLRNGRVFASMEMNGKIGFADGIRCDEDGNVWAGMGWVGDGYDGVHVFAPDGTRIGMIRMPEIISNVCFGGSKRNRLFMTGSTSLYAVYVETRGGTLT